The genomic window AAAGTTAGATACAACTCTTAGGACAAAAATACCAGCCAGATCACCAAATAAAAGGTGAGAACGAGAGGGATGGGGGAGAACAACCAATGGACATTCAAGAAAGAACTTGAACCATGTGAAGCAAAAGAGTTTGCAACTGATTTCCATGTCTATAGGTATGACAATACAAGACATAAGGAATGCTTGAAGCTAAAGCAAAACTCTTCCATAATGTGATCGATATGCCAAGGATGGTCTTCCATCATATGATTCAAGATGTTGATGGTCAATTTTTTGTCACTCTCTAAGACGACATGTTGCAAACTCATCTTAGCGGCCTTCTGAAGAGCAAGGACGCATGTGTGAGACCCACATAACTAGAAAAGCCACCTAAGAACTGACCCTCTGCATTTCTGAGAACTCTTCCAATACCAGAGGCACCTGGACAGCCACAAGATGATTCATCGATATTGACTTTCACATGATGcggatatatatataaacaagcGTTGGGATCCTCTCCGGTGGTTGGGAACTTGGGAGAACTCGACCGTGTGTTGGGGTGTGTACCAAGATCCTCGATACCTCTCTAGGCAGCCTAGCTAGTGGAGATCTTCCTTGGGTCTGCTCACTTTGCTTAAAGGATTATTCCAATGTATGGTTGGATGACATTTTCTCAAACACCATGGTAAGCTTTTTCATGATTTGATGTTGCCCCAAGGGAAGTGAATGCACAATGACTTCCAAGTTCTCGACACTTTCTCTCATCCCCATCTCTGATACAATTTGTTATGTGCACAAGGGTAGAAGATGAGAGCAaataagaagagagaataatatatatatatatagaaaaaatgtTAGCTTTACAAACCAAGCTTGAGGTTGACTTATAGGAAGCCTTCCTTCAACTCATAAGCGTTTGACTGGATTCAAAAGTTTACCCTTCTATTAAATCTCTATCTAATGTATAGCACACCTCCACAATTACATACTTCACCCATGTTGGTCACAAAGCCACAATACTTCCTATTATATCCCACTAAAACATTAACTTCTCATCCCCATTAAAACACTTATGAAAATAGACACAATAAATATAATGACTTAAAACATGGTAATCACCCAACAactgaataaataaaagttgATTTCACCGAACCCACGTGGCATCTCCACTTCATCACCTAACAGTTAGGTTGgcaaggaaagggaagggaagaaaataaTTGAATATGTAATTTCTAATGGGGTGAAATTTGATAAGAGAGAAGAAATGGAGGTGGGGTAAGATTCTATTAGATAATGGTAGTCCAAAAGAGAGACAATAGTGAAAGAGATAGTATTTTTAAAGaggaatataaaaaatacaaaattttaaaaaaaaaaaaaaaggaaaatttatctTGTACTGCACTTAATTTGGAAGCTTATATCACATACCACCCTAATTTTTTAAAAGTATCTATCGCACCACTGAAACCCAACACCATTAggctaaaaatggaaaagactCTTTGGCCCTCTTTTGTAAACATTTATTCCCATTGTTTTACCCATGGAGATTGCGACTCATCGTCAGAGGAGCAAATTTCAATTTACCCAGTTGCCGAATGTGAAGAAGTGATTATGAACCTACCATGCACATAGCCTCCAGTTTCCTTGATTCTGTGTACTTCAATTTCTTCAGCTTTAAGAAGAAGATATCTAAGTACCAAAGTGACTTGCTTACAAGAGGCGTTGGCGGTTCTAATATggagaatcaaaaagcaaagtAATTGAAAAGGCTTCACACCTGTCAACAAGCAAGAACCATGTTGTCATTTAAGCTATCTATTGCAATAACCAAAGGACGATCACTTGatttaatttttctgtttcatttctGTTTAATCAAAGCTTAATAATGGGTTAGCCAGCTTCAATTTTGGTGGCTCTATCTCATAAATTTATTTGCTTGCAAAAACAGAGGTCCCTGAATCTGATCTACAAACTTGGGTTCTTGAACAAATTGTCCCGGATTTGCATTCTTTAGATCTCTCTTGGAGAGTTGATAATGGTGGAAGAGAGGTGCTCTGAAGGTGGTGATATGGATAATGGTGATCGTGAGACTTTGGATCGAGGACCCCCTCCTCAGGGGCCGGAGGTGAATGCGCCTCCTCTTTTTTATGCAAGGGCGGTAGGTCTCGCCTCATGCCCTGCAATTGATTCACTCCCAGAGCCGATTCAAGCAGGAAACATTACAAGGATTGTCATACCACAGAATGATTATGAAGCAAAGAGACAGAATTTCAGGTTTGCTCTCATAGGCCGTGTAAATTTTCGTCTTCTATCTTTGGATGATTTACATCAAGAGGCAAGAGACAACTGGAGATTGAGTCAAGGGGTTGTGATGCACCCTCTGGGAAAAGGCTATGTCATTTTTCAATTTCGATGTGAGGGTGATAAGGCGGCTATTTGGAGAAGAACCCCTTTGCATGTGCGTGGACAGTTAATTCGGCTTCAACACTAGAGACCGGATTTTAACATCCATTAGAAAAATTCCTTCACGAAACTTGTGTGGGTTCATTTCCCAGACCTTCCCTTGGAATATTGTCATGATAATGTCCTTCTCTCTATTGCGAAGGCGGTAGGACGTCCAGTTACCCTGGATAATCATACTAGACAAGGAATTTTGGGATATTTTGCCCGAGTTCTGGTTGAAGTTGATAGCTCGGAAGCTACTACTCGTGTTGAGGAGGTTCAGGTAGAGAGATTCGAACCAGCTACTACTAAGATTTTTGGCTTTCGTCAGCGAGTAATATATGAAGATAATTGTGCAAAGTGTGGTTTTTGTAAGTGGATGGGTCATCAAGTAAACAATTGTCGACTCAAAAAGATGGAGGATGAGAAGCAGAGTGCTCGTGACAATGTAAGGGTACCAGGTGCGGTATACGAGGAAGACGGAGTTGACTCAAACAGTcttgggaattcctctttgcaaccttgaagaaatttggtttctctccCAATTGGATCAACAAAATACACCAGATGTTGTTCTCAACAAGGATTTCAATTTTgctaaatggaggtccagtgggtTTCTTTAGTGTGGAGCGTGGTCTCAAGCAAGGAGACCCTATTTCCCCAATCCTTTTTATTCTGGCAGAGGAAGTTCTTTGTAGGGGGCTGAAGAACTTGATTCtggaaaggaagatgaaagCTCTCCCAGGCCCTAGAGGAGCAATTACCCCTTCCCATTtactttttgcagatgatattttcatctttatgaATGGCTCAGCTAGGTATGTGAAGCATCTTCATGAGTTTTTATCCAAGTATCAGTCCTTTTCAGGGCAGAaaataaacttggaaaaaagtaaaatattttttgggaagattgCCCCTCATAGAAGTCATTTTATTAATGATTTTCTGGGCATTCCCGCGGCTGAtctccctacaaaatatttgggggtggagatttttaaaggcaAAGTGAAGAATAGTCATTTGCTTCCTCTTCTGGATAAGATAAAGGGTCGGTTGGCAGGGTGGAAGGGCAAAATTCTCTCTATGGCTGGGAGAATTGAATTGGTTAAGTCAGTTATTTCTGGTATTCCCATACACAACTTCTCTGTGTACTGGTGGCCGGATGAAACTATTAAGGTGGTGGaacggtggatgaggaattttatttggtaGGTGATATGGAAGTGGCAAAGAAGATTGTTATGAAATGGGAAGGGGTGTGCAAGCCTAAAAAGGAAGGGGCTCTGGGAATTAGAAGGATGAGAGAAGTGAATTTTGCTTGTTTATGTAAACTggcttggcaaatcaaacatgagGATTCTCTCCTGAGCAGATTTTTCAGGGAACGTTTTATCAAGGAGGATGGGTCGTTGTGAAGGGGATATAAGTCTTCATCTATATGGCCGGGCTTGAAAAGAGTTTGGAGTTTCGTTGCGAAGAACGAGCAATGGATTCtgggaaatggggaaaaaattgattttggctATATAGATGGATTGACAATCAATCTATCACTGAGAAGACAAACTTGGACCTTGCTTTTTTCTTAGATGCAAAAGAAAAAGTTTCTGATTTCATATGCCAAGCCGCCTGGGACCTCCCTCATGTGGAGTTGGTTTTATTTGCTGAAATTTGGGAAAAAGCTAAACGTATTCACATCCAAGGTGTGAACGACCAATGTCTTTGGAAATTGACCTCTTCAGGTATCTTCTCTATTAAATCTGCCtgggaagaaaatagagaaaaatatcagAAAGTGAGTTGGTTTTCTCTTATATGGAACTCATCTAACCAACCAAGACAAGTTGTTTTTGCTTGGCGGTTAGTTCAAAATAGATTACCAACAGATGAAAATGTGTCTCGTCGTGGAGTGCAAATGGCTTCCCGGTGCAGTTTGTGTGGTAAAGATGCAGAATCAATGTCTCACTTATTTTATAACTGTGAATTTGCTCGCAGTTTGTGGAGAGCTTTTTGTGAAGGCTTCGATGTGCAATGGAAACCTTATATGGACATGCCTACTCTTATTGCTTGGTGGAAACAAACAGCAAAGAGTCTCCATTTTAAAAATGTATGGATTAGTGGCTTCTCCCTGGTTCCTAGTGTCATATGGTAGGAAAGGAATGCAAGAATTTTTTAGGGGGTCTCCGAATCATCTAGACACTGTTTTTGCCATGATTAAAAGTGAAATCAGCCTCCAGATGACCGCTACTACAGGGACTCCTCTTTCATTTAGCTCCTTAATGTGTGCCAAACGATTGGGGATCTCTAGGGTGCAATACAAACCAAGAGaggtaatggaaattttttggtgtcctccTCAAAGGGGATGGGTGAAGCTAAACTCAGATGGCtgctctttgggaaatccaAGAAAAGCAGGTGCAGGTGGAATATTTCGGAATGAAAATTCGAAAATATTACAGTCTTTCAGAACTTTTCTTGGtgtccacacaaattttgaagccGAGATGATAGTTGTTATTACTGGGCTAGAATTTGCTAAAGATATGGGTATTACTcatttgtggattgagtgtgactcaGTAGCTGTAGTTTTTCTTATATCTAAGGAAAGAATCCCTTGGGTTTGTCTTCAGAGGTGGATGAGTTTAACCTCCTATTTGAACTCTCTtacctggaaaatcactcactgtATGAGGGAAGCAAATCCTGTGGCTGATTTCTTGGCAAAGACAGCAGCAAAATTTGAAGTTTCTTCTCCTATGCAATCCTGGCCTGCGCTGATTGCTATAGAGTTGGAAGTGGATCGTCAATCTCGGCCTAGATACCGCTTATTTTAATGTATTCtgtttttatttccaatttttgtgatttggtttctgttgtgagttcttctctgctgatggcaatgccgaaggtggagtagaatTTTCCAGATTCCAAATGTGATATtgctttgtatattcttttttccccttcttttaatacaatgattttttagcgaaaaaaagaaCGAATTGTCCCGAATGTGGGGTGGGCTTGTAAGCCAAAGCTTTGCCGCAGGGATTGGACCGATCAAAATTCTTGTGTTACAGCGAAACAGGGAGAAAATGCGCATTGCAGAGTCCAAGGAAGTCATGGAGATCCTCTGCAATCTTTCGAGATCATCATATAAATGGCAGTACATGGGAATTGACTATCTCCTGCTACTAATCAAGGACCCAGTTATGAGGTATCGAGCCATGGAGATTGCGACTCGTCATCAAAGGAGGAGATTAATCGGAGCAGATGCCTTAAACCTTTGATTCTATGTTGGGTCGCATGAATTGGGGTTTCTATCTTATAGGGTAAATTGACAAGTTTACCCTTTCTAAGGgtaaaggtttagggtttaggtgaACTTGCCATTTAGAAAATCACAACCTCACCACGTCATCGGATTTTGATATGacgaaatggatttaagtgttGTTTTGTTCACAAAAGAGGGATGTACTAGGTATTCTTAAAAAACTAGAGTGATATATTATATAAGGTCCCaaattaggggtggtacaaaataattttccaaaaaaCAACCACAACAACATCCCACTGTATAGGGGTGAAATTTTGGCCCCGACAACCTGAACTTGCCCTGGCCCACCCTGGGCCTAACACAAGGCTTGGGTCAAGTTTTTTGCACCTTGAGGACTGGTTATGGTTAAAAACCCAAACCCTGGGTCCAGGTGAGTTGGTCTTGGGTTGAGGTTTCAACTGGCCCGAAATTTAAccctaaatttttatattagaatttagggctcctattggtattttaatttttctataattttttaatgcataAGTACTGAATGGCAAAAataggtcaatcaaggttaatccaacgaTTGTAGAAGTCAAGATCAACCCGACCCAGGCCAACCCGACCTTtgcagggtcaattagggccaggctaggttgggttggtatgattTCCAGCAGGGTTGTGCCTGAACAGGAACCCAACAAgttgggtttggtttggattgaaTTTTGAGAACCTAAGGTTGGGTTAtggttttaagaagcccggcccaacccctcCCTCTGTCACCCCTACCACTGTAATGGTAAAATTACTCTTTCGAATAAATAATTGCAAAATACATAGAGACCGTTACCTACCATCTatagcatggtttcaagtatcagtgtCGTATTGGCCGTATCGGATTGGTATCGATGGAGACCGAGACCGATCCCCGATCCCTGACCGATTCGGATCGATGTTTCATattgttttaggggtaaaatagtaaaaaaaattagtacttttaACCAAAAGCAGGGATAAAATAGatcgatacccaccgatccgGATCAGTATCTGCCGATATGATACCATCCTTAAATCCTTGGTCTATACTCTatagtctctttttttttgtgatatACCGTCTATACTCAAAACTACCATGCAGTAATGTGTCGCCAGGGtcttagagcccgtttggtattgttcatagaaaacgtttctgtcgttttttcgttttaatagaacgaaaaaacgcaAAATACCGTTTGGTGTGTGTATGTctcgtttctgtttttttgaaacTGAAAGTGAGTAAAAAACGAAAAATCCTCGATTTGACGAAACACCCAGAGGCTTTTCTGTCGGGGGTGTTTCGTTTCAAGTTAATAGATACTGAAATTTTCGTTCCCTATAGTCCGCgataaagagaggagagaagagagaacccaGCTCGCCCCCTTCTGAAATCTCTAGTGCAGGTAACTTCttcgcctcttctccttcttctccttcttcttcttcatctcatcttaacctgtttcttcttctattcaacttcttctccttcttcttcatctattgtaatcacagagcaggtaTTGGAACAAATTTAAGGGTTTTTTGGACCACCTATGACTGACTCTAGATTCCAGAGATAGAGATCGATAAGCTTCAATGTTTTGAGGagagaatatattttggaaCAATCGTTCCCGATAATTCCAGAGTCCGCgcatagagagaggagagaagaagaaacaggagcTCGCCCCCTTGTGAAATCTCCAGTGTAGGTAACttcgcctcttctccttcttctttttcatatcttctaacctctttcttcttctattctaacctcttctccttattcttcatctattgtaatcacagagcaggtattgggaccaattttaggatttttttagaCCACCTATGACTGACTCTAGCTTCCAGAGATAGAGATTGATAAGCTTCATCGTTTTGAGGAGAGATTTGTTTGTAACCCTCAAATATTCCCCTAAAAGGTCTTCATCATCGTATAGCTCATACAGAGAGGtaacgtcttcttcttctcttctaaacttcttccctttcttcttcttctctaatcgcAGAGCAGTTAATTCATCCTCAATGCCTTGTGCTGGACTGTGATGTGCTTGTTATTTTCTGGTATTGTAACCAGGGTATAAACATCATTTTAGATGTGAAGTGCTTAAGAACCATTTTAGATGTTAAGTGCTTAAAGATTAGCTCCATTTTGCAAATAAAGTATATACAGAGCATGCATATTTACCCACTGTTGAAGCTTTCACCAGATCTTAGGTTAATTTGTGAAGCCTCCCGTCTAGTTACAAGCTCCAAAAGAAATATCCCAAAGCTGTATATATCACCCATTTCATAGAATAATCTTGATTGTCCTATCCTAAACAAGTGCACCCATGGTTGATTTGACAGATTAAAGATCCAATATGGTTCTTCATACAAAGAAACATGAGTGAAAGTAACGAAGATACTCTGGGTCTTGAAAATCATTGTGGTCAATTGTACTTGAGGAAGGACCTacttcttcaatcctttcaaATAGTTTAGAAACCCCTGCATCTGAAACTTTAGCGGTGAAGTTTTTGTCAACCAAGACATTAGCTGTTTTGAAGTTCTTGTGTGCTACAAGAGGTTTCAGCTAATGCAAATGATGGGACCTGAAAATTCACATTTGGTGTGAACTTATGATATCTTCAGTTAATCTCCTTCTTGACAAGGTTGAAAGAAGCTTCATTGGATTTTGTTTGGTATATCTACCTTTAGCTGCCCCTAGAGCTATGGAAAGTCTTTGCTTGAACTCCAGCTGTGTACTTGATACTTGTCCGCTATCTGTTAAATAAGGAATAAGCACTCATGTATCTCATGCATGCTAACAGTCAGAACCATTTCAAACAAATCGAGACTTACCATATAGATGACCACATACATTGCCGTTGGGTATATAGTCAAAAACTAACATTTGATAGCCATCTTCTTGGCAGTAACCAAGAAGGCTAACAAGGTTTCGGTGATGAATCTCCGATAGGTAGCATGCCTGTTTTACCACATGATGGTGTCACATTTCATGCTATTTCATTTGAGTTTTATGGTTCTAATCAGGCATCTgcttaaatgataaaaaatacaGTTTAATGTTTCTTTAAGATATTGGACAAGCTTTATTTAATTAGGCAATTAAAATGAAgcacaattaaaatattttaagaagGATAAACTCCAAATGAACCTTTGGGCATTCAAGGATAGTACTGATCTCCTTCAGTAAAGCAATCATGAAAGCCTCCACAAACAAAGATTTTATAAATCAGTAGAATCTGTAAATCCAAAAGAACCTTGGCCTTGTCACTTGCAACTGATAAAATAGACAATTGAACAAAGGCATCAGATTGGGATGAAAATAGTTAAACCTCTTCCACAAACTCTTGTCTTGGAAGACCTCGTCTTTATTTAACTGCAACAACAGTTCCATCGCTTAGCAAACCTTTGTAGACTAACCCAAAACTACCATGTCTAATCAAATTGCTTTCACTGAATTGCTTTGTTGCATCCTCCATTCATACAGCATGAATTGCTTCCCTTCCTGTGGTCTTGATAGAGTGGGGCCTCCTGTTGAACTTGATCCAGCCTGCCTGTTCCACTCCACTGTAAACCTCAGCAGGAGAGTGAAAGAGTTATTACCAAAACATGCATTGCCTGGAGAATTCAACATGGCTTATTCAAATGAGTTCCTACCTAGTGTAGATGAATCTAAAGAACTTGTTTCaaaattattgtttttcttACGTTGTAACATGCAAAACCACATAAACACAATGACTATCACCACCAATGCAAGTCCTCCTGCAACAACACCAACTATGGGTGCATATTATTTCGACATCTTATAGGAGTTTTATGTCTCCTTCCACAACCCTAACCATTGCCTCTATGATCCAAACTCATTGTAGGCACCCATTAGTGGAACTAAAGAGATTGAATCATACTCATGAAAGAGAGAGTTGAGATTTTATATACCATTAGCTGGAATTTTGTCTCTCAATTGAAGTCCCACTTGCATATAATGGCATAATCAGTACTGCTAccagctcaaaaaaaaaaggggggggNNNNNNNNNNNNNNNNNNNNggggggggggagggactcTACAAGGACaactttattattttcctatacttgatttctttattattttcctatgcttgatttctttgttattttcctatgcttgatttctttgttaccgtgcttggttttattggtctttccattatctctccccaagtctgattttattGGAGCTTTGTCACTTTGCTTGGGTATGATTCCAAATCTAATTTCCAGATCTCTTTGGTAATTTATATTTGATAATTATAATAAGACATTGTTACTTGGgtttctttgttactttgcttggTCTTTATGCATGTAAGTTTTACTTACAAATGTTTGTATCATATGTGAAGATgagctttgttatttctttttttagtgttcagtctttttttgtcccagtatgctaacttttacactaacttataatgtctagctattatgtctggaagtagtatccctgccgttaagtggtcagaacttgagaccactattttcattgaagcaatgaaggaagctgtaaaaaatggtcacaaatccggtaattcatttaacaaaactggatgggaggacattacaaagcaatttcagcaggctttaaatcgtacagttgggagagaacaattacgcaacaatatgaacaagttgaaacacgagtatcaacaattcaagagactgcttgacacaactggatttgggtggaactcaatgacaaaaacagtcacagttgatgatgagtccgtatgggatagggcaatacaggtacaatagatttcactagctagttgaattatttaaaaattagattacaatgagtagaacatctaagtgatacaatgactgcttatgcaggcaaatccaggttggttgaaatataagaagtatggactaaacaattggccagatttgagcatggtatttggggatgcatatgctagaggtaacttaggggttgatagtgctcaagatttggatggcaTCGAAGTTGTTAATacagttgatattgagcaagtctttgACTCCCCTAGTACCCCGGTGCATATAAGCATGACTGACCCCCttcatgaggatactcataCTCCAACTTAGACCACCACAAAGTgaagtcttgataggacacccacgggacgaagaaaaaagagcgccaataagggagataaccacgtgaaggacttgtatgtgaagtatttatccattaaaattgagaaagcatccagtacttctgttacatctcctgttcatggtggggtaggtgcatcttgtcctcgagatttcagtgtgagtgcatgtgaggcggtgTTATCTTCCATACCggatatatcaaaggagatatatttAAAGGCCACCAGTCATATGTGtgctgatcctagttggagggagttgtttgtctgtgcagagcTTGTTGagaggacttggcttttagatgccttggagtagttgaggttgtgtttgaatgctacttttgataattttggattcaagacaatacttttgatgtgtgtaatgttacttttggagatacattgcatactacttttatttcttttgttttttttctattattgatgtgtgtaatgttgaacatgtgttttgggttgagaCAATGTGTcagattgttatgttttacattatttgtttccaattgagtagtaat from Macadamia integrifolia cultivar HAES 741 unplaced genomic scaffold, SCU_Mint_v3 scaffold1974, whole genome shotgun sequence includes these protein-coding regions:
- the LOC122065331 gene encoding uncharacterized protein LOC122065331, with protein sequence MVEERCSEGGDMDNGDRETLDRGPPPQGPEVNAPPLFYARAVGLASCPAIDSLPEPIQAGNITRIVIPQNDYEAKRQNFRFALIGRVNFRLLSLDDLHQEARDNWRLSQGVVMHPLGKGYVIFQFRCEGDKAAIWRRTPLHAVGRPVTLDNHTRQGILGYFARVLVEVDSSEATTRVEEVQVERFEPATTKIFGFRQRVIYEDNCAKCGFCKWMGHQVNNCRLKKMEDEKQSARDNVRVPGAVYEEDGVDSNSLGNSSLQP